In a genomic window of Asticcacaulis sp.:
- a CDS encoding double zinc ribbon domain-containing protein, which translates to MGVAVAAVKGGTRWLIVRAAAMLFPPVCAGCRVLVHAPGALCGQCWPKLRFLEQPWCEVMGTPFAVRDGRGVPVRRGDRRSAALRARAGGGRLHRRRAADGAGLKYRDRTDLAPWMARWMLRAGAELAREADVVVPVPLHWRRFFSRRFNQSAELARAVARLSGRPFCADGGQARQG; encoded by the coding sequence CGCGCTGGCTGATCGTCCGCGCCGCGGCAATGCTGTTCCCGCCCGTCTGCGCGGGATGCCGCGTGCTGGTGCATGCGCCCGGCGCGCTGTGCGGCCAATGCTGGCCGAAGCTGCGCTTCCTGGAACAGCCCTGGTGCGAGGTGATGGGCACGCCCTTCGCAGTACGAGATGGGCGAGGGGTTCCTGTCCGCCGAGGCGATCGCCGATCCGCCGCCCTTCGCGCGCGCGCGGGCGGCGGTCGCCTACACCGGCGTCGCGCGGCCGATGGTGCAGGCCTGAAATACCGCGACCGCACCGACCTCGCGCCCTGGATGGCGCGCTGGATGCTGCGCGCCGGGGCCGAGCTTGCGCGCGAGGCCGATGTCGTCGTGCCGGTGCCGCTGCACTGGCGGCGCTTCTTCTCGCGGCGCTTCAACCAGTCGGCCGAGCTGGCGCGGGCGGTCGCCCGGCTCTCCGGCAGGCCGTTTTGCGCCGATGGCGGTCAGGCGCGTCAAGGCTGA
- a CDS encoding phosphoribosyltransferase family protein, producing MRERGRRTCAAAFGVPPEQDITVRGRRVLVVDDVYTTGATVSAVTKALKKGGAHAVDVLTFARALPGDEPGDFQPDDLGTYI from the coding sequence TTGCGCGAGCGCGGGAGGAGAACGTGCGCGGCCGCCTTTGGGGTGCCGCCCGAACAGGACATAACGGTGCGCGGCCGCCGGGTGCTGGTGGTCGACGACGTCTACACCACGGGCGCCACCGTGTCGGCGGTGACGAAGGCGCTGAAGAAGGGCGGCGCCCACGCGGTCGACGTGCTGACCTTCGCCCGCGCCCTGCCCGGCGACGAGCCCGGGGACTTCCAGCCCGATGATCTCGGCACCTATATATAG
- a CDS encoding DUF1178 family protein, whose translation MIRFSLICEHDHEFEGMVPQQRRLRPPEEARLRRLPDLRLRQGRQGADGARRLDRAQEGKIALAMNEMQKKAMAAMKALSEKMRENADYVGDKFAEEARKIHFGEADPRGIYGEATLEEARSLAEDGVGFMPIPVFPEDRN comes from the coding sequence ATGATCCGGTTTTCCCTGATCTGCGAGCACGACCACGAGTTCGAGGGCATGGTTCCGCAACAGCGACGACTTCGACCGCCAGAAGAAGCGCGGCTTCGTCGATTGCCCGACCTGCGGCTCCGGCAAGGTCGGCAAGGCGCTGATGGCGCCCGCCGTCTCGACCGGGCGCAAGAAGGAAAAATCGCCCTCGCCATGAACGAGATGCAGAAGAAGGCGATGGCGGCGATGAAGGCGCTGTCGGAGAAGATGCGCGAGAACGCCGACTATGTCGGCGACAAGTTCGCCGAAGAGGCGCGCAAGATCCATTTCGGCGAAGCCGATCCGCGCGGCATCTACGGCGAGGCCACGCTGGAAGAAGCAAGAAGCCTCGCCGAGGACGGCGTCGGCTTCATGCCGATCCCGGTGTTTCCCGAGGACCGCAACTGA
- a CDS encoding DMT family transporter: protein MNALRNSALGLLVITGALLGLSLPFGKIATEAGVPPVVWAFVISAGGGGAILAAMLLRGERVRLTARKLRYFLITAAITYALPNLLLFSVMPHVGAGYAGIMYTLSPILTLVLSILFGVRKPNLLGILGIAIGFVGAVMVATTRGQLGEPAALFWVAVALVIRSASPAATSTAPSTGRPTPPAGARRRQQPRRRPHPACRNRRFCPACPR from the coding sequence ATGAACGCGCTCCGGAATTCGGCCCTCGGCCTGCTCGTCATCACAGGCGCTTTGCTTGGCCTGTCGCTGCCTTTCGGCAAGATCGCCACCGAGGCCGGCGTGCCGCCCGTCGTCTGGGCCTTCGTCATTTCGGCCGGCGGCGGCGGCGCGATCCTCGCCGCCATGCTGCTGCGGGGCGAGCGCGTGAGGCTCACCGCCCGCAAGTTGCGCTATTTCCTCATCACCGCGGCCATCACCTACGCGCTGCCCAACCTCCTGCTGTTCTCGGTCATGCCGCATGTCGGGGCGGGTTATGCCGGCATCATGTACACGCTGTCGCCTATCCTGACGCTGGTGCTCTCGATCCTCTTCGGCGTGCGCAAGCCCAACCTGCTCGGCATCCTCGGCATCGCCATCGGCTTCGTCGGCGCGGTGATGGTGGCGACGACGCGCGGCCAGCTCGGCGAGCCGGCGGCGCTGTTCTGGGTCGCGGTCGCGCTCGTCATCCGCTCAGCCTCGCCTGCGGCAACATCTACCGCACCGTCGACTGGCCGGCCGACGCCACCCGCTGGAGCTCGCCGTCGGCAGCAACCTCGCCGCCGGCCTCATCCTGCTTGTCGGAATAGGCGCTTCTGCCCGGCCTGCCCACGATAG
- a CDS encoding DUF5939 domain-containing protein, with amino-acid sequence MSGLRRRARHQRHAEDRAEAGIHLRAVRRLLRADAGRDGRRDVHRQPRLRRITAHNPDDLSLLEYYRQLYWGSGVDLPEEGYDALVDEFIIDHVELGPGEKGVLSVQLPAEFVIVFEPVTHSAQFIDAKGEPTRERQALSLLLRP; translated from the coding sequence TTGTCCGGGCTGCGGCGGCGTGCTCGACACCAACGCCACGCTGAAGACCGTGCAGAAGCAGGAATACACCTGCGCGCTGTGCGCCGACTCCTACGAGCCGACGCTGGACGAGATGGTCGACGTGACGTTCACCGTCAGCCGCGGCTGCGGCGGATCACCGCCCACAATCCCGACGACCTGTCGCTGCTCGAATATTATCGGCAGTTGTACTGGGGTTCCGGCGTCGACCTGCCGGAAGAAGGCTACGACGCCCTGGTCGACGAATTCATCATCGACCACGTCGAACTCGGGCCAGGCGAGAAGGGCGTTCTGTCGGTCCAGCTGCCGGCCGAATTCGTCATCGTCTTCGAGCCGGTGACGCATTCGGCGCAGTTCATCGACGCCAAGGGCGAGCCGACGCGCGAGCGGCAGGCGCTCTCGCTTCTCCTTCGACCGTGA
- a CDS encoding adenylate/guanylate cyclase domain-containing protein — MRRSSSTPRASRRASGRRSRFSFDREHMHNQTLEMRPGPLRLSLENRTDTRVLPSICIAGDALHGLLHRRRPFLTAKRLLSNQTFRDLYRTDTLDVDQRLKITSLTFLFTDLRGSTELYERVGDLVAFDLVRAHFHVLNEIVAAEAGAVVKTIGDAVMATFPTPDRAVAAALRMREAMRELNSRNGREDLLLKIGVHEGPCIAVTLNERQDYFGSTVNIASRVQGLANSQSIFATGAVVEDKKTIDLLKSKALTPQSNNVSLRGIEREVLVYAIP, encoded by the coding sequence ATTCGGCGCAGTTCATCGACGCCAAGGGCGAGCCGACGCGCGAGCGGCAGGCGCTCTCGCTTCTCCTTCGACCGTGAACACATGCACAACCAGACGCTGGAGATGCGGCCGGGACCGCTGCGCCTTTCGCTGGAAAACCGCACCGACACGCGCGTCCTGCCCAGCATCTGCATTGCCGGCGACGCGCTGCACGGCTTGCTCCACCGCCGCCGGCCCTTCCTCACCGCCAAGCGGCTGCTCTCCAACCAGACGTTCCGCGACCTCTACCGGACCGACACGCTGGACGTCGACCAGCGGCTGAAAATCACCAGCCTGACCTTCCTGTTCACCGATCTCAGGGGCTCGACCGAGCTTTACGAGCGGGTCGGCGACCTGGTCGCCTTCGACCTGGTGCGCGCGCATTTCCATGTGCTCAACGAGATCGTCGCCGCGGAGGCCGGCGCGGTCGTCAAGACGATCGGCGACGCCGTCATGGCGACCTTCCCGACGCCGGACCGGGCCGTCGCCGCGGCGCTGCGCATGCGCGAGGCGATGCGCGAGCTGAACAGCCGCAACGGCCGCGAGGACCTGCTGCTGAAGATCGGCGTCCATGAAGGGCCTTGCATCGCGGTCACCCTCAACGAACGGCAGGACTATTTCGGATCGACGGTCAACATCGCGTCCCGCGTGCAGGGGCTCGCCAATTCGCAGTCGATTTTCGCCACCGGCGCCGTCGTCGAGGACAAGAAGACGATCGACCTGCTGAAAAGCAAGGCTTTGACGCCCCAGTCCAACAACGTCTCGCTCAGGGGCATCGAGCGGGAAGTGCTGGTCTACGCCATTCCTTAG
- a CDS encoding GAF domain-containing protein: MGQGLVGTIAASARALNLPDAQQHPAFAYLPETGEEIYSSFLGVPVLRAGRTLGVLVVQNRTKRQYRDDEVEALETAAMVIAEMIAAGELARLTRPGLELDLRRPASFTGISFNDGVGLGHVVLHEPRIVVTNLFNEDSDEEMRRLEQALGSLRLSIDDMLSRRDVAFEGEHRAVLEAYRMFANDRGWVRRLDEAVRNGLTAEAAGREGAERHARAHAAHDRSLSARADERFRRPRQPAAAHADEAKRCRTTSPQRCPRTPSSSPARWARPSSRLPAREAARAGAGGRRRHQPRRHRGARHGHSRRPREGCRLDGGERATPIIVDGDDGHDPPAPAVRPRDPPMPRRCASAPAGRSSTASCAKRP, encoded by the coding sequence CTGGGCCAGGGCCTCGTCGGCACGATCGCGGCCAGCGCCCGCGCGCTGAACCTGCCCGACGCCCAGCAGCACCCGGCCTTCGCCTACCTGCCGGAGACCGGCGAGGAGATCTATTCGTCCTTCCTCGGCGTGCCTGTGCTGAGGGCAGGGCGCACGCTCGGCGTGCTTGTCGTGCAGAACCGCACCAAGCGCCAGTACCGCGACGACGAGGTCGAGGCGCTGGAAACGGCCGCCATGGTGATCGCCGAGATGATCGCGGCGGGCGAGCTCGCCCGCCTCACCCGGCCGGGGCTGGAGCTCGACCTGCGCCGCCCCGCGAGCTTTACCGGCATCTCCTTCAACGACGGCGTCGGGCTCGGCCATGTCGTGCTGCACGAGCCGCGCATCGTCGTCACCAACCTCTTCAACGAGGACAGCGACGAGGAGATGCGGCGGCTGGAGCAGGCGCTGGGATCGCTGCGCCTCTCCATCGACGACATGCTGTCGCGCCGCGACGTCGCCTTCGAGGGCGAGCACCGCGCCGTGCTCGAGGCCTACCGCATGTTCGCCAACGACCGGGGCTGGGTGCGCAGGCTCGACGAGGCGGTGCGCAACGGCCTGACCGCCGAGGCGGCGGGTCGAGAAGGTGCAGAGCGACATGCGCGCGCGCATGCTGCACATGACCGATCCCTATCTGCGCGAGCGGATGAGCGATTTCGACGACCTCGCCAACCGGCTGCTGCGCATGCTGATGAGGCCAAGCGGTGCCGGACGACGTCGCCGCAGCGCTGCCCAAGGACGCCATCATCGTCGCCCGCTCGATGGGCGCGGCCGAGCTCTCGACTACCCGCGCGAGAAGCTGCGCGGGCTGGTGCTGGAGGACGGCGCCGTCACCAGCCACGTCGTCATCGTGGCGCGCGCCATGGGCATTCCCGTCGGCCACGTGAAGGGTGCCGTCTCGATGGCGGAGAACGGGCGACTCCGATCATCGTCGACGGCGACGACGGGCACGATCCACCTGCGCCCGCAGTCCGACCTCGAGATCCGCCTATGCCGAGAAGGTGCGCTTCCGCGCCCGCCGGCAGGAGCTCTACCGCGAGCTGCGCCAAGCGGCCCTGA
- a CDS encoding type II toxin-antitoxin system prevent-host-death family antitoxin has product MRQFSTVELTQKIGDVTHLASREPVAITQHRKPRFVLMSIEDYERLVSRGDARQAWSAKDVPDDLLEELETAFDAYRSAPR; this is encoded by the coding sequence ATGCGCCAGTTCAGCACGGTGGAATTGACCCAAAAGATTGGCGATGTGACGCATCTGGCGAGCCGTGAGCCGGTGGCGATCACCCAGCACCGCAAACCTCGCTTCGTGCTTATGAGCATCGAGGACTATGAGCGGTTGGTCAGTCGCGGCGACGCGCGCCAGGCGTGGTCCGCGAAGGACGTCCCCGACGATCTGCTCGAAGAGCTGGAAACGGCGTTTGACGCCTACAGGTCGGCGCCCAGATAA
- a CDS encoding PIN domain-containing protein gives MIEYLLDTNTLIALVGKRSDAVLARLDRIKPGAAGTSSIVAHELYFGAYKSQKVAHNLETLRLLFADLVILDFDLEDARPRAKSGLAWRERGRQSGLSTC, from the coding sequence GTGATCGAATACCTGCTCGACACCAACACGCTGATCGCGCTTGTCGGCAAGAGATCGGACGCCGTTCTGGCGCGGCTGGACCGCATCAAACCGGGTGCGGCAGGCACAAGCTCGATCGTAGCACACGAGCTTTATTTCGGCGCCTACAAGAGTCAAAAGGTCGCGCACAATCTGGAGACGCTCCGGCTGCTGTTCGCCGACCTCGTCATCCTCGACTTCGACCTGGAAGATGCGCGGCCGCGGGCGAAATCCGGGCTGGCCTGGCGCGAAAGGGGACGCCAATCGGGCCTTTCGACGTGCTGA
- a CDS encoding antitoxin gives MSRYARVFQSGNSQAVRLPKEFRLNADEVEISREGDAIILRPRVEQHERWASLRAAVSRGFSSDFLKHGREQPEEQERPDLDKTFP, from the coding sequence ATGTCCCGTTATGCTCGCGTCTTCCAGTCGGGAAACTCCCAGGCTGTCCGCCTGCCGAAGGAATTCCGCCTCAACGCCGACGAGGTCGAGATTTCCCGAGAGGGCGACGCCATCATCCTGCGACCGCGCGTCGAGCAGCACGAACGCTGGGCGTCGCTGCGCGCCGCCGTGAGCCGAGGCTTCAGCTCCGACTTCCTAAAACACGGCCGTGAGCAGCCGGAGGAGCAGGAGAGGCCTGACCTGGACAAGACGTTCCCGTGA
- a CDS encoding methyltransferase domain-containing protein, producing MPIGADAVAAIRAAVARRIAGEPVHRILGFREFYGLRLSLSPETLEPRPDTETLVDAVPPRLRQRPAASAGVCRILDLGTGTGAIALALLAQVPEATALGVDISADALATASRNAGENGLRALPGPSARTGSDHFRRLPCNCRKPSLY from the coding sequence ATGCCGATCGGCGCCGACGCGGTTGCCGCCATCCGCGCCGCCGTCGCCCGCCGCATTGCCGGCGAGCCGGTCCACCGCATCCTCGGCTTCCGCGAATTCTACGGGCTGCGACTCAGCCTTTCGCCCGAAACGCTGGAGCCGCGTCCCGACACCGAGACCCTGGTCGACGCCGTCCCGCCGCGCCTGCGCCAGAGACCTGCCGCAAGCGCGGGCGTCTGCCGCATCCTCGACCTCGGCACCGGCACCGGCGCGATCGCCCTGGCACTGCTCGCGCAAGTGCCTGAAGCCACAGCGCTCGGCGTCGACATTTCCGCCGATGCGCTCGCCACCGCCAGCCGCAATGCCGGCGAAAACGGCCTGCGAGCGCTTCCAGGCCCGTCCGCTCGGACTGGTTCGGACCATTTCCGGCGCCTTCCATGTAATTGTCGCAAACCCTCCCTATATTAA
- a CDS encoding DUF4167 domain-containing protein, with protein MRGRNGGGNNNNQNRRGPNPLTRNYESNGPDVKIRGSAQQIAENTPSSPATRRAPAIG; from the coding sequence ATGCGCGGCCGCAACGGTGGCGGCAACAACAACAATCAGAACCGCAGAGGCCCGAACCCCCTGACGCGCAACTACGAAAGCAACGGTCCGGATGTGAAGATCCGCGGCTCCGCGCAGCAGATCGCCGAAAATACGCCCAGCTCGCCCGCGACGCGCAGAGCTCCGGCGATCGGGTGA